One Methanobacterium bryantii genomic window carries:
- a CDS encoding type II secretion system F family protein, which produces MAIIPSALSPVSNIIDNVVPEKYAVMMQEMLIRSGMYVKASDIITLDLIIAIGLAALAAVLSLLLGINPILGALAGFVIPTIIIGVWIFFMMERRVDAIENGTPDFLRQIASLLRAGVGLETALEDVSRHGEGPLIDELKRAVIEIKIGSTFDDAILAMGERLKSKNLDRTFRMILEGKKTGGSLSDVVETVAEDLRAVLALQRERKANVMMSVMFLIIAAIIAAPFALGMIMTYNSFIASAGKPNPLADVAVTAAGGYIIIHSIIASLLIGIVLYGSAKKGVKFALLLAPAAYGIFVVIQMLGPKILGTG; this is translated from the coding sequence ATGGCAATTATACCCAGTGCATTATCTCCAGTATCTAACATTATTGACAACGTTGTACCCGAAAAATATGCTGTTATGATGCAGGAAATGCTTATAAGAAGTGGAATGTATGTTAAAGCTTCAGATATTATAACTCTAGATCTCATAATTGCAATTGGGTTAGCCGCACTCGCAGCTGTTTTATCATTATTACTTGGCATAAACCCCATTTTAGGTGCATTAGCTGGTTTCGTAATACCCACCATAATTATAGGTGTTTGGATATTTTTCATGATGGAACGCAGAGTCGATGCTATTGAAAATGGAACTCCTGATTTTTTAAGACAGATCGCATCTTTACTCCGTGCGGGTGTTGGTCTTGAAACTGCTCTAGAAGACGTCTCAAGACATGGAGAAGGCCCATTAATTGATGAATTAAAAAGGGCCGTAATTGAGATTAAAATTGGAAGTACATTTGATGATGCAATACTCGCAATGGGCGAACGTCTTAAATCTAAAAACTTAGATAGGACATTCAGGATGATATTAGAAGGAAAGAAAACTGGTGGAAGCCTATCTGACGTTGTTGAAACAGTTGCAGAAGATTTGAGGGCTGTTTTAGCACTTCAAAGGGAAAGGAAAGCAAATGTAATGATGTCGGTGATGTTTCTTATCATTGCAGCTATCATAGCTGCCCCTTTTGCACTCGGAATGATAATGACATACAATTCATTTATTGCATCTGCAGGTAAACCAAACCCACTTGCAGATGTTGCAGTGACTGCTGCAGGCGGTTATATAATCATCCATTCCATCATAGCATCACTGTTAATTGGTATTGTTTTATACGGCAGTGCAAAAAAAGGTGTTAAATTTGCATTATTACTGGCCCCGGCAGCCTATGGGATATTTGTTGTAATACAAATGTTGGGTCCAAAGATTTTAGGAACAGGTTAG